One genomic segment of Gammaproteobacteria bacterium includes these proteins:
- the cmk gene encoding (d)CMP kinase, whose amino-acid sequence MSGVPVITIDGPSGSGKGTLSRLLARRCGWHWLDSGALYRLTALAATRTGIALDDVPALAEAARGLQVEFPVDADGESRVLLAGEDVGSAIRTEQVGNAASQVAAIPAVREALLARQRTFAAPPGLVADGRDMGTVVFPDAPLKIFLTASLEERAKRRYNQLKEQGLSVNLHALFRELAERDARDQQRDTAPLKPAEDAVEVDTTGIGIDEVLARLVELARSRGLVA is encoded by the coding sequence ATGAGCGGCGTGCCTGTCATTACCATCGACGGCCCCAGCGGTTCGGGCAAGGGCACCCTGTCGCGCCTGCTGGCCCGCCGCTGCGGCTGGCACTGGCTGGACAGCGGGGCCCTGTACCGCCTGACGGCACTTGCCGCGACGCGGACCGGCATCGCGCTCGACGACGTGCCGGCCCTGGCCGAGGCGGCCCGCGGGCTGCAGGTCGAATTTCCGGTCGATGCCGATGGGGAGTCCCGGGTTCTGCTGGCCGGCGAGGACGTGGGCAGCGCGATCCGCACCGAACAGGTGGGCAACGCGGCCTCCCAGGTGGCCGCCATCCCCGCTGTTCGCGAGGCGTTGCTGGCCAGGCAGCGCACCTTCGCCGCGCCCCCGGGGCTGGTCGCAGACGGCCGCGACATGGGGACCGTCGTATTCCCTGATGCCCCGCTGAAGATATTTCTCACCGCGAGCCTGGAAGAACGTGCCAAGAGGCGCTATAACCAGTTGAAGGAACAAGGACTTAGTGTTAACCTTCACGCCCTTTTTCGCGAGCTGGCGGAGCGGGATGCGCGGGATCAACAGCGCGACACCGCCCCACTCAAGCCCGCGGAGGATGCGGTTGAAGTCGACACCACGGGAATTGGCATCGATGAGGTGCTGGCACGGCTGGTCGAATTGGCCAGAAGCCGTGGTCTCGTGGCGTAG